The following are encoded in a window of Candidatus Cloacimonadota bacterium genomic DNA:
- a CDS encoding RnfABCDGE type electron transport complex subunit G, producing MKYFLKLGFVLFVITAIASGILAYVNSITSPIIEDNQKKVQEEARKEVLPAATKFIPDSVVVEKVEVKDPLKKVSSDTNNLFRYFRCFDENDDLVGYTFEASLYGYSSEVKTMVGVSPNFTVEKIKTISQSETPGLGANCMKEDVQKRFFNKKKDEMVVDKDGGTIKSITGATITTRTIANSIKNSLEILEKNISEIPAEVPEKDTREEIAK from the coding sequence ATGAAATATTTTTTGAAACTCGGTTTTGTGCTTTTCGTGATAACTGCTATTGCCAGCGGAATTCTTGCTTATGTCAACAGTATCACAAGTCCGATCATCGAAGACAATCAGAAAAAGGTGCAGGAAGAGGCAAGGAAGGAAGTATTGCCGGCAGCAACAAAATTTATACCGGATTCTGTGGTTGTTGAAAAAGTCGAGGTAAAGGATCCGTTAAAAAAAGTTTCATCCGATACAAATAATCTTTTTCGTTATTTTAGATGCTTTGATGAGAATGATGATTTAGTCGGATATACTTTTGAAGCATCTTTATACGGTTACAGCAGTGAAGTTAAAACAATGGTTGGAGTCAGCCCGAATTTCACAGTCGAGAAGATCAAAACTATCAGTCAATCGGAAACTCCCGGACTTGGTGCTAACTGTATGAAAGAGGATGTTCAAAAAAGATTTTTTAATAAAAAGAAAGACGAAATGGTTGTGGATAAAGACGGTGGAACAATTAAAAGTATTACCGGAGCAACCATTACGACCAGAACTATTGCAAATTCCATTAAAAACAGTTTGGAAATTCTGGAGAAAAATATTTCGGAAATTCCTGCTGAAGTTCCTGAAAAAGATACCAGAGAGGAGATTGCGAAATGA
- a CDS encoding electron transport complex subunit E gives MSLIKEFTKGFIKENPVFVMALGLCPTLAVTTSVENAIGMGLAATFVLVFSNIFISLIKNFIPPKIRIPCYIVIIASFVTIVDMVMHAYVPALHKNLGLFIPLIVVNCIILGRAEAFAGKNKLIPSIFDGFGMGFGFTLALIVIGGIREILGVGQFLGFNILPKCYIECPMLIAILAPGAFIVMGLLMGLMNLKKKK, from the coding sequence ATGAGTTTGATCAAAGAATTCACCAAGGGTTTTATCAAAGAAAATCCGGTTTTTGTCATGGCTCTTGGACTCTGTCCCACTCTTGCTGTTACAACTTCTGTCGAAAATGCGATCGGCATGGGATTAGCAGCAACTTTTGTGCTGGTTTTTTCCAATATTTTCATATCATTGATCAAAAATTTTATCCCACCCAAAATCAGGATTCCCTGTTATATCGTGATCATCGCTTCTTTCGTTACCATCGTCGATATGGTCATGCACGCTTATGTTCCTGCCCTTCACAAAAACCTGGGATTGTTCATTCCCCTGATCGTGGTGAACTGCATCATCCTGGGAAGAGCAGAAGCGTTTGCTGGGAAAAATAAACTTATTCCCTCGATTTTTGATGGATTCGGTATGGGTTTCGGTTTTACTTTAGCATTGATCGTTATTGGCGGAATTCGGGAGATTCTTGGAGTCGGACAGTTTTTAGGATTTAATATTCTCCCGAAATGTTATATTGAATGTCCTATGCTGATTGCGATATTAGCTCCCGGAGCCTTTATCGTGATGGGACTGCTGATGGGTTTGATGAATTTAAAGAAGAAGAAATAG
- the rsxA gene encoding electron transport complex subunit RsxA, with product MEFIGKIFALAIAAIFVQNFVLMRFLGLCPYIGVSKKLDSAVGMGMAVIFVMTMASTFTWLIQTYLLIPLKIEFLQTIAFILTIASLVQLVEMVIQKTAPALYKALGVFLPLITTNCAVLGVAILNINENLNFLGAILNGLFAGLGFTLVLVLMAGIRERLDKAEIPVSMKGMPIAMVMAGLMALAFLGFAGLKF from the coding sequence ATGGAATTTATTGGAAAAATATTCGCTTTGGCAATTGCAGCCATATTCGTTCAGAATTTTGTCCTGATGAGATTTTTAGGACTTTGTCCATATATCGGAGTTTCCAAAAAACTGGATTCAGCAGTTGGGATGGGAATGGCAGTTATCTTTGTCATGACTATGGCTTCGACTTTTACATGGTTAATACAGACTTATTTGCTAATTCCTTTAAAAATCGAATTTTTACAGACTATTGCCTTCATTCTAACCATTGCTTCATTGGTTCAACTCGTCGAAATGGTGATCCAGAAAACGGCTCCTGCATTATATAAAGCTCTCGGTGTATTTTTACCATTGATCACCACAAACTGTGCTGTTCTGGGAGTAGCGATCTTGAATATTAATGAGAATTTAAATTTTCTAGGAGCAATCCTGAATGGTCTATTTGCCGGCTTAGGTTTCACTCTGGTGCTCGTTTTAATGGCTGGGATCAGAGAAAGACTCGACAAAGCAGAAATTCCGGTTAGTATGAAAGGAATGCCGATAGCGATGGTTATGGCAGGATTGATGGCTTTAGCATTTCTGGGATTTGCCGGTTTGAAATTTTAG